AAGATAAAGCAGGCTCCGATCATGCTCGTCCTGGGGGCCGACTGGGCCGATCCGCCCGGACCCAAGAAGACCGTTCGCAACACCAAGCGGCGCCGATCCCGATCCCTCCCTTGGATGGTTGGTCTTGCGGCAGGGTTCATTCCCGTCGGCTCGCTGACCCAGGACGAATTGGGGGAGCAATCTTCTTATTCCCAGTCGATGGACGTGGGGCCGGAGCTGACGATCGAAAGAGTTTGGGCGCGATGGATTTCGACGGGGTTGGCCCTGTCATCCCTGGTTACTTTCCATGCCGAAACGGAAAACCTCAATGAGCCGGAGGCCAGTTCGAATCTTGGCCAGCAAATCATGCTGGCTCCCTACCTGCGCGTTTCACTTCCGGTGGCGGATGAATACACGGCGTTTGCGAGGGGAGGGATCGGTCCGGCCTACTTTCGGCCGAACGGCGACGAGGAGACGCAAGCGGCAGGCTACTCAGGCTCGGCGGGCGTCGGTGCGATGTGGTCCGCGAAAAAAAAGAAGTCACTCCGCCGGTGGAGCGTGCTCGGTGAAGCCTCGGCGCACTTCACGCAGTTCTATCCCTACATTATCAACAGTTGGACACTCTACTACGCCCGGCTCGGCTTGGGCGTGGGCTATCGGTTCTAAGCTCGACTTTTGCCATTTTTTGAAAGGTTTATGTTGGTCATTATGCGTAGGGGAGGGTCTTCAGACCCTCCCGACAAGAGGGAGCATCTGAAGATGCTATTCTGTTAGAGGCTCTTAACTTCGCAGTAGACGGGGATGAGCCACTCGGGGCTCCGTTCTCCGAGGATCAGATCGGGTGTCAGCCGGGCGCATACGCCGGCGAACCGTCCCCCGATCACGAATATTCCAAGGTTGAGCCGGAGGTCCCCGTACTTGGCCAACCCCAACTCGCGCGGCGCGCGGAAAGGCGGGGGTAGCACCAGTTTCTGGAGAGCGCCTTCTCCGCGCCGGGCCTTTGCAACCAAGCCGAGCCACGATGCGCGATTCAAATGTGCCCCCAGACGGATTCCCTTTCCCTGGTTTCGATCGGCCGGCTTGTATAGGTAATCGTTCTGTTGGCGGATCGCCCGGTCCGCAGGAGGTCCGATGAGAATTCGGGGAATGTGCGGTTCCAGGCGTATTCGCTCTTTGGGCGGCAGCGAGTCGAGCGCCCATTGGAGGGACGCCTTGTGAAAGCCCGGATCGGAGTGGAAGGACCCGACGACGCAAATGGCTTTCGAGCGGTACGCCGCGAGGAAGGACCTGAAGTCGTGAGGCCGCGTGAAGATTTCGCGGGAAGTGGCGCGGCGGTAGATGATGTCGATGGGCGTTTTACCGCGGTAGAGCCGACCAGCCCGGAAATTCAGCTCTCGCGGATCGACCGTCATGCTGGGCAGGCCGCGGTCCACCAGGTAGACCGCGATGTTCGTTTGGTCCTGCCGCGTCTTAACTTCGCGGTAGTCCATGATGGCCACGAGAGGATTTGACTTCGGGCGTCGTCCCGAGGTCGCGCAAAACTGCCGGTAGGATTCGAGGAGGGTGTCCAGGAGAGCTTGTCTCACGGAGAGAGATTCGAATCGCCGGGCGTGCGAACCGAGGAACGGCCCCATGACTTCGAGGTAGTGGCTGTTCAATCGATCGGAATAATCGATGTAGGCCGTTCCGTCCGTGTTGATTTCCAGGAATTGAGGCCCTCGGGTCGTCCAATACGCATCAATTCTGGCGATGGGGACGGCGCGTGGGTAGCCGGCTGGCGCAGTTACAAACTCCTCTTGAAGCCGAGAAAATCCCATGCCTTGTACTCTTCTCTCCCGTAGCCTTTGGCGGGTGAAGGACTCCAAACCCCCGGCAACCGCGGAGGATAGCCGGCGGAGAAGGTTCGTTTCAGAAGCGGAGAGGACGAGGGGCAGTCCGAGCAGGGGAAGGGGTTTGTTGCCGTACTTCAGGCGGGCCGAATTCGGCGATCTTCGAAAGGGCTGGGCATTTCGAACCACGAAGCCCGCCTGTGCGAGGGGTAATACTTCGTGCAACCAGTACATGGTGATTTAGGAGTGGACAATTTACGGACAGGAATCCTTTCCCACGACCCGATGGATGGCGTGAAATCGGCGGGGCAAAGACTCGCGGACGCTCCAGCGCAGTGCTATCCGTATCTCCGTCGGATGGCACTCCCTGGAGAAAGAGAAAAGCCGCGCCCCAAGCGGAGCCTGGGGCGCGGGGAAGTTGTGACTGCCTTACTTCGGCTGCTCAGCCGGAGCTTCAGCCGGAGCTTCGGCCGGGGCGCCCTCAACCGGTGGGGCTGCCTGCTCCATCGGAACCGGGGCTACCGCCTCGGCAGGGGGCATCGTCGGGGGAGCCGAAGACTCCTCCGCTTGCTTGGTGCAACCGGCAACGCTCATGACAAAGAAGAGCGCCGTTGCGGAAATCAATTTCTTCATGTGGATTCCTCCTTCGTTGGAATATCGGCCGGGATTACCCTTGCCGACGGTGAATTGGGCAGGTCGAAACCCCCGGGGGGGTCAGTTGAACCAATTCTTGATGCTGACTCATTTATGACGCGGCGCATTATAGGTAGAGCCACTCCGGATGTCAAGCCTAACCGCGATAAAAAATTCCTGTTTTCAGGGCGTCACGAAACCGGGGCGGGCAGATCGATCCGGAACTCCGTGCCTTTGTGGGGATCACTTTCCACCGAAATGGTTCCCTTGTGCTTCGTGACGATCTGGTGGCAGATGTAAAGCCCCAGCCCGGTGCCCTGGCCTGCCGGCTTGGTGGTGTAGAACGGTTTGAAGATGTCCACCAGGATGTCTTTCGGAATGCCGCTGCCGTTGTCCTTGCAGAAGAAGATGACGGACCCGCCTCGACCGTCGTCCCGACGAAGGCGAGTTCCGACTTCGATCTTCCCGCCCTGATTCGGCAGGGCCTGGATGGCGTTCTGGATGATGTTAATGGCGACTTGTCCGAGCTGCGAGAAATTGCCGACGATCATCGGGAGTTTCTCTCCAAACGATTTCGTAATCTCGACGGGGCTGCGCTTGTACTTGTTGTAGAGCACGCGGAGGGCGTCCTCCACCACGTCGTTCAGGTTGATCATTTCCGTGTAGCTTTCCGATTGCCGAGAGAGATCGAGGAGACTCCGGATGATATCGCGCGCCCGCTGTTGCTCTTTAAGAATGAACTTGAGATCGTCTTTCACGGCCTCGACGTTTTCGCCCTGCATGGCTCTCTTCTCTTCCACGTCTTCGAGAATGCTCTGAATGAGGCTGTAGGCGCTGGCGAGGGGATTGTTGATCTCATGGGCCACGCCGGCCACGAGTTGTCCGATGGCCGCAAGGCTTTGGGAGCGGACCAATTCCTCCTGCGTCTGTTCCTTCTCCTTCAATGCCTCTTCGAGTTCGCGCGTCCGTTGCTGGACCTTTTCTTCGAGGTTGAGGTTGAGCACCTTGATCGTTTGGTACGAGATCGCATTTTGGAGCGAAACGGCCGTTTGGTTGGCGATCGTGCGGAGGAGGTCCATGTCTTCATCGGAGAAATGCCCGCCGTCCTTCCGTTCGCCCAGGATGAGCAGACCCTTCATCTCCTCCTGGAACAGGATGGGGAGGATCACGGTGGCTTTCACCGCGTCGAGTGCGGGGATGCACATGGGGCAGAATTCGCGGAGCCGGGGCGATTCGAGAATTTCATACGTGGTCAGTTCCCGTCGCATGGTTTTGAGGAGCTGCACCAGTTCCGTATCGGCCATGAGCACGACGTCCGACGCTTGCAGGGGCGCGTCCCCTTCCGTCATGACCACCTTGAAATCGCCGCCGGAGGACGTGGGGAGCAGGAAGACGCCGTGCGACAGATTCATGTATTTCACGAGGGTGTGGAGGACCTGGCGGAGGATCTCGGTGACGTCGAGAAGATGCGTGAGGCGCGAGCTGACGTCCTGGATCGCCTTCTGGTACGAGTAGTCCACCCCCATCCGCCGCGCGAGCCACCGGCTGAGGCGGCGTTGCAGCGGATACACGAGGATCAGAGTCAGCAGGAAGATGAGCCAGGCGAAGCCGAGGGCGTAGATGAAGCCGATCTTGTCGGCGAGCCAGAAGAGGATGACGAGATTCGCGCCGTAGATGAGAATGGCCGGGACCGAGGCAAGGGTGAAGGACAGGCCCTGCGTGAAGAGGCGGTCCATCGTGAAAAGGTCGAATCGGATGATGCTGTAGCCGACGGCGAGCGGGTAGGCGATGAGGAACAAGAAGAGAGGGCCGAGGGGGATGACCACGTCCGTGAAGGTCATGATCGCCAGCGGAATGATGACGGGACCGAAGGAGACCCACCCGCCGACGTTCAGCGCCTTCGCGCGCTGACGGTCCAGGCTCGTCGGTGGATGGCGCCACTTGTACATGCCCACCACGCCCAGGATGCCGAGGGAGGCCAGGGCGTAGAGATTGGCAGCGGTGCTGACGGTGCGATAGGTCGCGCCTCCCCTCATCGAGGCCAGCGCAAGACCGATCAACAGGACTGTGGACAGGGCGGCGATCGTTCCAAGCCACCTCCATCTGGCCTTGGCCGAGATGGCGAGCGGATAGGGAACGTGGAGGTAGCCGACGGCCACGGCGAGGGGAAAATAGCAGTAGAAAATCATCGAGAGCGGCACGAAACGATGGCCGAGGGTCAGGTCGTAGAGGCACAGTACGGCGGCACCGACGCCGTACATGATGATGAAAAACGGGAGGGCGGTGGCCACGTGATGGCGCCGGACGAAAATGACGAAGCCGAGGAGGAGGTAGATGAAGGCCACCCACGGAAGGACACCGATCGAGTAGAACCAGTCCCGAGCCGAGAAGTCCATCGTGGCGACGGAAACGGTCTGAATCTTTCCGTTTCGCCGGATGGAGTAGCTGACGCTTTGGGAGAGAGCGTGTGCGATTCCGATTTCGTCGTCAAAGTCTCTTCGGGACATCGTTCGCAAGGCTTTCCCATTGATCGTGAGGATTTGATCCCACGTTTTCAGTTCCGCTTCCCGCCCCGTCCATCCCTCAAATCCGGAGTAGAAGACCGAACCGGCGCGCGTCATGAGAAAACCCTGGAACGGTTTCCCAATCCGGCTGACGGAGTCGTACAGCCCCAGGACGGCGGCGGGCGCGATCACCGCCATCATGACGACGACGAGGGTCCATCGGGACCAGTGGGTGCCGTGGTGGGCGGGCGGATGAATGGGATCGTGCGGGGAGTGGACGTGTGAAGTCACACGACTCCCTTGCTAAAGCACGCGGAGGAGTTCGTAAGCCGTGACGGGCTTGTCGAAGCCCTTGATCTTCAGATCGGTGAGGGCACGGGCTTCCACCCGGCCGCTGACTTGCGCGTGGGCCGCCTCCGAGAGGAGGATCTGGCCGGGGGCGGCGGTGGATTCCAGACGAGAGGCCAGATTCACCGTGGATCCCAGGGCGGTGTACTCCTTCTTGTGTTGGGAGCCGAG
Above is a window of Nitrospirota bacterium DNA encoding:
- a CDS encoding GAF domain-containing protein, translated to MTSHVHSPHDPIHPPAHHGTHWSRWTLVVVMMAVIAPAAVLGLYDSVSRIGKPFQGFLMTRAGSVFYSGFEGWTGREAELKTWDQILTINGKALRTMSRRDFDDEIGIAHALSQSVSYSIRRNGKIQTVSVATMDFSARDWFYSIGVLPWVAFIYLLLGFVIFVRRHHVATALPFFIIMYGVGAAVLCLYDLTLGHRFVPLSMIFYCYFPLAVAVGYLHVPYPLAISAKARWRWLGTIAALSTVLLIGLALASMRGGATYRTVSTAANLYALASLGILGVVGMYKWRHPPTSLDRQRAKALNVGGWVSFGPVIIPLAIMTFTDVVIPLGPLFLFLIAYPLAVGYSIIRFDLFTMDRLFTQGLSFTLASVPAILIYGANLVILFWLADKIGFIYALGFAWLIFLLTLILVYPLQRRLSRWLARRMGVDYSYQKAIQDVSSRLTHLLDVTEILRQVLHTLVKYMNLSHGVFLLPTSSGGDFKVVMTEGDAPLQASDVVLMADTELVQLLKTMRRELTTYEILESPRLREFCPMCIPALDAVKATVILPILFQEEMKGLLILGERKDGGHFSDEDMDLLRTIANQTAVSLQNAISYQTIKVLNLNLEEKVQQRTRELEEALKEKEQTQEELVRSQSLAAIGQLVAGVAHEINNPLASAYSLIQSILEDVEEKRAMQGENVEAVKDDLKFILKEQQRARDIIRSLLDLSRQSESYTEMINLNDVVEDALRVLYNKYKRSPVEITKSFGEKLPMIVGNFSQLGQVAINIIQNAIQALPNQGGKIEVGTRLRRDDGRGGSVIFFCKDNGSGIPKDILVDIFKPFYTTKPAGQGTGLGLYICHQIVTKHKGTISVESDPHKGTEFRIDLPAPVS
- a CDS encoding LytR C-terminal domain-containing protein → MVLGVRAAEASAQSSTPTPVFVVDGSNKLVSMDRVRAAVESAGFSLNGIRPAKKKTDKTYVLCEESAKSEAVRLVDQLGLSAEILTRGKIKQAPIMLVLGADWADPPGPKKTVRNTKRRRSRSLPWMVGLAAGFIPVGSLTQDELGEQSSYSQSMDVGPELTIERVWARWISTGLALSSLVTFHAETENLNEPEASSNLGQQIMLAPYLRVSLPVADEYTAFARGGIGPAYFRPNGDEETQAAGYSGSAGVGAMWSAKKKKSLRRWSVLGEASAHFTQFYPYIINSWTLYYARLGLGVGYRF